CAGTTATAGGTCTTATACCACTAGCTATATCTGAGAGTCAATTATTCAAACCACTAGCTATTGCCTTGATGTTTGGTTTGGTTGTGTCAACATTGTTGACATTGGTTGTAATACCAACAACGTATACGATATTAGAGAGAGAATAATAATTGACAGATAAAGAACAATCATGGTTTGTATCAAAAATTTATTGAAGTAAAGTGTGTGGGGTATATTTATAATGCATAATAGTTTTCCCCCTCAAAGATGCTATTGGCGAAAGGCTACCCAGTGATTTACTGGGTAGTCTTTTTTGAGAGACTGTTATTAGCAGATAAGACTGACTTCTATGGGTGACAAATTCAAAATATTGGTTTATAATAGTCGGATAGAGAAAGTTTGTGGGTGATTGAATAATGTTTTTTAAAAGATTTAAATCATGGAAGATAGTACTGGATTCATTTAAAGATATAGGAGGATCTATATCTAAAATATTAGAATTTGAATTGACGATGAGATTTTTGTCAGCTTTTTTTGTTTATCCTTTGATAGTTTGGATATTCAATGTTTTTATGCATAAAAAAGGATTTACGGCGCTACAAAATAATGATTTTTTAAAGATGGCATTTTCATGGCAAGGGATAATAGCGTTTTTTATAATAGTATTAATAGCTCTTTTGTTTATGATAATAGAAATCGGTGGACTAATATTGGTTTCATATAAAATAAAGATGAAAGAGGATAGTATTGATTTTCAAAAAATAGTAATAGCTACTTTGAAAAAATTTCCAAGGTTTATAGGCCCAGGTGGAATATTAATGGCAGCCTATTTTTTCCTTATATCACCTATACTAGGTTGGGGAATAAATACAAGTTTGCTCAGTACATTAGCATTACCTAAATTTATTGAAGATTATATATTTAATCAAGAGTGGCTTTTGGTGTTGTACGGTTTTTTAGTTTCGATATTGTTTTTATTTGCAATCAGATGGATATTTAGCTTGCATTATATAATACTTGAAGACTATAAACCATCAATGGCAATGAAAAAGAGCTGGCTACTTATAAAAAAAGATATAGGATTATTTATAAAGTATTTCATAGGTATACAAATAGCATCTGCTCTTATGGGATTAGCATTTTTTGTATTGTGGATTGCTATATTTCTCATGGGAATAGTTATAAGCGTGACACTTAACAATCCTGAGAGATTTTTGCTTATTTTTGGAGCACTAAATAATATTATAATATATGTGTTTTTGTCATTAGTTATTCCATTTAATATAGCTGCAATAACAAGATTGTTTTATAGATTAAAAAAAGAGCATAAAGAAGAGAGCAAAATTTATGTTGATGAAAACTTTAGAAACTTTAAATGGTTTAGATTTGGCTGGATATTTAAAAAGCGAATATTTGTCACAGGGCTTATTATAAGTGTATTTGTATTTACTTACTTGAGCATGCAGATGAATTTGGATTACAGGTTTAATATAAAAAAGCCAGCTATTACTGCGCATAGAGGAAGCTCGTTTAATGCGCCTGAAAATACAATTTCAGCACTTAAAGTTGCTATAGAAGAGAAATGTGATTTCGCAGAGATAGATGTCCAAGAGACTATAGATGGCCAACTAGTAGTTACTCACGATAGAAATGTCAAAAGATTTACAGGCGTAGATAAAGATGTATCTGATATGAGTTTTTATGAAATAAGAAGACTAGACTTCGGAGAGTGGTTTAGCAGTGAATTTAAAGGTGAGAAAGTACCGACTCTTAAAGAAATGATGGATGAAGCGCGAGGAAAGATAAAACTAAATATTGAATTAAAGGGAGATGGGGCCTCTGATGATTTTGTTAAAAGAGTAACCGAGCTTATAAAAGACGAAAATTTTTATGAAAATTGTATAGTCACATCATTAGATGCTAAAAAGCTAAGGAAAGTTAGAGATTTAGATTCCAATATAAAAATAGGAAGCATAATTTATTTAGTTGCAGGGAAATATGAAAATTTAGATTTTGATATCTTAAGTGTAGAATCATCTGTATTAGATCAAGATTTTGTAATAAAAGCCCATGAAATGGGCAAAGAAGTTCATGTTTGGACTGCAAACGAGGTGGAAGATATTGAGAAATTCATACTTATGGGAGTTGACAATATAATTACAGATAGACCAACATTTGTAAATGAGATTTATGAGATGAAAAAAAATGAGGATAAATTTAGTCAAATAATAGAACAGATGATTCTTATCGATTAGAGAAGGGATATGACTATGGAGACTATTTTAGTAGAGGGACAATTGATACCTTACAATATAGAAAAGAAAAATAGAAAGACTATGGCAATTAAAATAATGGAAGATGGATTGGTCATAGTGTCTATTCCAAAAAGGACTAGCATGAAGGTAGCGAAGAAATTTGCAGAATCGAAGGCTAACTGGATACTAAAAAATAGAAAAACTGTTATGAATATATCTAATGAAAAACTAAATACTTATAAAACGGGGAAAAAACTTTATGTAATGGGGGATTTGTATTTGCTTAGAATAAGCAAAGAGACAAAATTAAAAAAAGCAAGCATAGAACTTGGTCAAAATGAAATTGTACTAAGCACATTTGATGACAGACCTGACTTTGTTAGAGATGTATTAGAAAAGTGGTATGGAGTGCAGGCAAAAAAATTTTTTAGTTATAGAACCGAATTACATGCAAAAAAATTAAACTTAGAATATAATCAGATTAGAATAAAGAATCAAAAGACTAGGTGGGGCAGTTGTAGTTCAAAGAGAAATTTGAATTATAATTTGCGACTAATGATGGCTCCAGTTGAAATTATAGATTACATCATAATACATGAGTTATGCCATTTAGTTCATTTGAATCATTCGGCAGATTTCTGGAAATTAGTTGAGACGATACAACCAGATTATAGAGTTCGACGAGAACTTTTGAATAAATGGGCACCTAAACTTAATTTTTGATGAAAGGGATGATATTTTTGTATAAATTATATTACTATCCAAAATGTTCTACATGTAAAAAAGCGGTAAAGTGGATTGAAGAAAATGAAGTAGATGTTGAAAAAATACACATAGTTGAAAATCCACCATCTAAAGAAGAGTTAATGGATTTGTATAAAAAGAGTGAATTGACTTTGAAAAAATTCTTTAATACTTCTGGGATGAAGTACAGAGAATTAGGGTTAAAGGATAAACTAGCAGAAATGACAGATGAAAAGGCGATAGAATTGTTGGCGAGTGATGGAATGCTAATAAAACGTCCTTTAATTACTGATGGTAAAATGGTCTTGCTGGGATATAAAGAAGCCGTTTGGGAAGAAAATTTAAAATAGAATGTATAGTTATGGAATACCAATTACTTTAGTAATTGGTATTTTTTGTGCTTATTACACCATTGACTTTTTAAATACAGTGAGATAAACTAATTACATGATAGAAAAAAAACCATCGTGGTAAAAAAATTACAACAAAATGGAGGTAATATTTATGAAAGAATTGCTTACAGGTAATGAAGCTGTAGCTAGAGGAGTTTATGAAGCAGGCATAATTTATGCTTCAGCATACCCAGGTACACCTAGTACAGAGATATTAGAAAATATATCAAAGTACAAAGAAGATATTATTGCGGAATGGGCGCCAAATGAAAAGGTTGCATTAGAGAGTGCTATAGGTTCAAGTATGGCGGGAGCGAGAAGCTTTGCTTCTATGAAACAAGTAGGATTAAATGTTGCGGCGGATCCATTGTTTTCGTTTGCTTACACAGGTTCAAGAGGTGGCATAGTAATACTTACAGCTGATGAACCTGGAATACATTCTTCTCAAACTGAGCAGGATAATAGATATTATGCCAAATTTGCAAAGATACCTATGGTAGAACCATCAGATAGTCAGGAATGCAAAGATATGGTAAAAGCGGCTATAGAAATAAGTGAGAAGCACAATATACCAGTGCTAATGAGAATGACAACTAGAGTCTGTCATAGCAAAAGTGTAGTTGAGCTTAAAGACAGAGAAGAAATAGAACTAGTGCCATATGAAAAAAATATAGCACAATACACTACTATGCCAGCTTTTGCTCCAGGGCAGAGAGCAAAACTTGAAGATAAATTGATAGAGCTTGAGAAGTTTTCAAATGAGACAGAGTTAAATTATATAGAGTGGAATGACAAAAAAATAGGTGTTATAAGTTCTGGAGTTGCATACCAATATGCGAGAGAAATATTTGGAAGTGAAGTATCATACATGAAAATAGGATTTAGTTTTCCTCTTCCTATGAAAAAAATAAAAGAATTTGCAAAAGGCGTTGATAAACTTTATGTAATAGAAGAGGTAGAACCTTTTATAGAGGAGCAATTAAAAGCTGAAGGTATAGAATGCATAGGTAAAGAAAAAATACCAAATATGGGAGAGTTAAATCCAAACATCATAGAAGAAACTTTAAAAGATAAAGCTAAGGAGTTAATAGAGGTAAATGATGAGAAACTAGTAAAAAGACCACCAGTACTATGTGCAGGGTGTCCTCATAGAGGCGCTTTTTATGAAGTTGCAAAGAGGATAAAGAAAAATAAATTAGTTGTTACTGGAGATATAGGATGTTATGGACTTGGAGCACTTCCACCACTTAGTGCGGTTGATACCATACTTTGTATGGGAGCTAGTATAAGTGAAGGGCATGGTGCATCTAAAATATTTAAAAAGTACAATACAGGTCAAAAGGTAGTATCTGTAATTGGAGATTCAACGTTCTTTCACTCTGGAATGACAGGGTTGTTGGATGTAGTTTATAATAAAAGCAACACAGTTACTCTCATATTGGACAATAGAATTACTGGAATGACAGGTCACCAAGATCACCCAGGAACAGGACTTACAGCTCAAGGTGAAGTTACAAAAGAAGCAGATATAGAGAAAATAGTAAAAGCATTGGGTGTTGAACATGTCAGAAAGGTTAATCCTTTAAAACTTGATGAAATGGGAGCTGCACTTGACTGGGCGTTAGAACTAGAAGAACCGTCAGTTATTATAACTAGATGGCCATGTGCCCTAAAGAAACATTCTGAAAAAGACAATAAAGAATTTGGGAAGTATTTCAAAAAACTAGCGGTTGATAGTGAAAAATGTATTGGTTGTAAAAAATGTACTAGTGTTGGATGTCCAGCTATTCATTTTGAAGATAAAAAAGCAAAAATAGATGAAAACATGTGCCTTGGATGCGAAATTTGTGCACAAGTATGTCCTGTAAAGGCTATAGACATAATTAAAAAATAGAGAGGTGAATATATATGAATGATGTAAAAAATATATTATTAGTTGGAGTAGGAGGACAGGGAACTATACTTGCAAGTAAAATACTTACAACAGGGCTTCTTCATGGCGGATATGATGTCAAAATGTCAGAAATTCATGGTATGTCCCAAAGAGGTGGAAGTGTTTCTACTCAAGTTAGATATGGTGAAAAGGTAAATTCACCGATTATAGGTAAGGGAAATGCAGATATTTTAGTCTCATTTGAAGAAATGGAAGCATATAGATGGCTATCATATGTGAAAAAAGAAGGTAAGGTGGTTTTGAATGACTATAGACTACCATCATCGCCAATGCTCATAGGAAAAGCTAATTATCCTGAAGGATTAAAGGAAGAAATAACAGAAAAAGTATCGACAGAACTTATTGGGGCTGCTAAAATAGCAGAAGAGATAGGAAATGCTAAGACAATGAATATAGTGCTGTTGGGAGCACTAGTAAAAGAGATGCAATTGGAAGATATTGATTGGGACAATATCATAGAAAAACTTGTAAAGCCTAAATTTGTAGAGATAAACAAAAAAGCATTTGCTAGAGGTCTAAATTATAAAAAATAAGGTTGTGATACGCATGAGCAAAGATTTAGAAAAAGAGATATTGTTAGAATCATACACTCAATTAGTTGATTTTATGGCAGAGACATTGGGGTCGGAATGTGAGATTGCGCTTCATAAAATCGAAGATCAAAGAGCGGAAATTATAGCTATTAGAAATGGTCAGTATTCAAATAGAAAAATTGGTGACCATATTGATGCTATAGGGAAAAAGGTCTATGAGATAGAGAAAAATCTGAGATATCATGCGAATTATGAAAAAGTTAATTATCAGGGGAAGGAAATGAAATCAAGTTCGTTTTATATAAGAAAGAAGAGCGGAGAGCTTATAGGAATACTATGTTTTAACTTTGATTTGACTTTAGCTAATATGGCAAGAAAATATTTTGAAGCATTTATGCCAAAAGAGACAGAAGAAGTGCTTGAAAAAGATACTGTAAATCAAATAACATTTGGTATGATAGATGAAACGATTCAAGCAATGAATCTACCTGTTGACCGAATGGTTCCAAATGAGAGGATAGAAGTAATAAAAGAACTCAGAGAAAAAGGTGTATTTGGTATCAAGGGTGCTGTAAGGCAAGTGGCTAAAAAATTGGAGATATCTGAGACAAGCGTATATAGATACTTAAAAGAAATAGAATGATCTATAAAAAAATCTTATATCAAAAATACAAATATAAAAATTACTAATAAGGCTTCCTCTGAAGCCTTATTTTTGGTAATCTATAGAAGTCAGAGTTATTATTTGAAATATATTAAGCTTAAGAAGTGGGGGAACGCTCGTGTTAAAAAAATCAAAGAAGTTTTTGAAAGTAGCGGCATTTGCATTAGCAGGAATGGTTGCATTAACTGCATGCAGTGGAGAAAATGCCAAAAAAGAAGAAACGGAAGAAAATAAAGAAACAACAGCTCAGGTGGAAGTGAAACAACAAAAAACTGAAGGCTTTGAAGAGTTATCAACTGAAAAACTAAAAGAAAACTATGAAGATTCTAATTGGGTATTAGTAGATACTCGATTAAATGATTCGTACAATGGCTGGAAATTGTATGGCGAATCAAGAGGTGGACATATAAAAGGTGCAGTTGATTTTTCTGCTAATTGGTTAACTGTTGAAAATGACAACAAAGAAAGTATTCTTGAAGAAGCACTTGAAATTAAAGGAATAGATAAAGAAAAAAATATAGTGCTATATGATGCAAATGGCGAAGAATCTAAAGTTGTAGCAGAGTATTTGAAAGCTAAAGGATATGAAAGTTTGTATGTATACGACGTAGATGGATGGGCAGATGATACTAGCCTTCCAATGGAAAAATATGAAAACTATGAAACTATAGTTCCGGCTAAGGTAGTAAAGAATATTTTGGATGGAAAAGATGTAGAAACATTTGAACCAGGAACTAAAGTTAAAATGGTAGAAGCTAGCTGGGGTGGAGAAGAATTATCTTACGCGAAAGAAGGAGTAGGTCATATTCCTACTAGTTTCCATATAAACACAGATATCATAGAACCACCAACAGAAAATCCACCTATGTGGATGCTTGCAAGTGATGAGAAATTAGAGCAATTTGCAAAAGACTATGGATTTACAAAAGATGATACAGTAATAGTTACAAGTGAAGGACAAATAGCGGCTTACCGTGTTGCGAGTGTTCTAAAATATATGGGTGTAAAAGATGTAAGAGTATTAAATGGTGGATTAGCATCTTGGAAGAGCGCTGGCTATGAGGTGGAGATGGAAAGTAATAAACCAGTTCCAGTTGAAAGTTTTGGAGCAAAGATACCACTTAATGAAGGTGTTATAGATACTCTTGAAGAGACGATAGAAGGATTAAAAAATCCAGAAGAGTTTACATTAGTAGACAATAGAACTTGGAAAGAACATATTGGTGAAGATACAGGATATAGCTATCATGACAAAGCGGGTAGAGTACCTGGTTCAGTATTCGGATATGCTGGAAAAACAGATTCTTACTCACTAGATTACTATAGAAATATAGATGGAACTATGAGAAATAAAGATGAAATATTAGCACTTTGGGCGAAATCTAATATTGATACTACGAAACATTTATCATTTATGTGTGGTAGCGGTTGGAGAGTAGCGGAAATATATTTCTATGCAGATACTATGGGTATACCAGATATCGGAATATTTAGTGATGGCTGGATCGGATGGAGTAACACAGAAGGATTGCCAACAGAAACAGGAGAACCAAAATAATATGATTAAAAAAATTATCAAAATGATGATAATTGCCATTGGAGCTATCGTACAGATAGCTCTTTTGGTGATTCCGTGGATATTAGAAGATTTATGTACCAAAAAAGCAGGAGTTATGCATCATGTTTACTATAGAAAAGCTCAATATGCAAATAGCATATTTTCAGAGGGAAACTTGATTATAGAGTCGATGGGAGCTGTGATTATAGCGCTAGTATTTGGATTTATTTTATTTAGGGCTTTTAGAAGAAAACAAACTCTATTGCTGAAAATAGAAACAACTATAGGTTTTGTGCTGTCGATAATATTTCCTATAATAGCGTATAGTGAAAATTTTAGAGCTAAATTGTCATATCCTTAT
This sequence is a window from Tissierellales bacterium. Protein-coding genes within it:
- a CDS encoding glycerophosphodiester phosphodiesterase; its protein translation is MFFKRFKSWKIVLDSFKDIGGSISKILEFELTMRFLSAFFVYPLIVWIFNVFMHKKGFTALQNNDFLKMAFSWQGIIAFFIIVLIALLFMIIEIGGLILVSYKIKMKEDSIDFQKIVIATLKKFPRFIGPGGILMAAYFFLISPILGWGINTSLLSTLALPKFIEDYIFNQEWLLVLYGFLVSILFLFAIRWIFSLHYIILEDYKPSMAMKKSWLLIKKDIGLFIKYFIGIQIASALMGLAFFVLWIAIFLMGIVISVTLNNPERFLLIFGALNNIIIYVFLSLVIPFNIAAITRLFYRLKKEHKEESKIYVDENFRNFKWFRFGWIFKKRIFVTGLIISVFVFTYLSMQMNLDYRFNIKKPAITAHRGSSFNAPENTISALKVAIEEKCDFAEIDVQETIDGQLVVTHDRNVKRFTGVDKDVSDMSFYEIRRLDFGEWFSSEFKGEKVPTLKEMMDEARGKIKLNIELKGDGASDDFVKRVTELIKDENFYENCIVTSLDAKKLRKVRDLDSNIKIGSIIYLVAGKYENLDFDILSVESSVLDQDFVIKAHEMGKEVHVWTANEVEDIEKFILMGVDNIITDRPTFVNEIYEMKKNEDKFSQIIEQMILID
- a CDS encoding M48 family metallopeptidase, whose protein sequence is METILVEGQLIPYNIEKKNRKTMAIKIMEDGLVIVSIPKRTSMKVAKKFAESKANWILKNRKTVMNISNEKLNTYKTGKKLYVMGDLYLLRISKETKLKKASIELGQNEIVLSTFDDRPDFVRDVLEKWYGVQAKKFFSYRTELHAKKLNLEYNQIRIKNQKTRWGSCSSKRNLNYNLRLMMAPVEIIDYIIIHELCHLVHLNHSADFWKLVETIQPDYRVRRELLNKWAPKLNF
- a CDS encoding arsenate reductase family protein — translated: MIFLYKLYYYPKCSTCKKAVKWIEENEVDVEKIHIVENPPSKEELMDLYKKSELTLKKFFNTSGMKYRELGLKDKLAEMTDEKAIELLASDGMLIKRPLITDGKMVLLGYKEAVWEENLK
- the iorA gene encoding indolepyruvate ferredoxin oxidoreductase subunit alpha; translated protein: MKELLTGNEAVARGVYEAGIIYASAYPGTPSTEILENISKYKEDIIAEWAPNEKVALESAIGSSMAGARSFASMKQVGLNVAADPLFSFAYTGSRGGIVILTADEPGIHSSQTEQDNRYYAKFAKIPMVEPSDSQECKDMVKAAIEISEKHNIPVLMRMTTRVCHSKSVVELKDREEIELVPYEKNIAQYTTMPAFAPGQRAKLEDKLIELEKFSNETELNYIEWNDKKIGVISSGVAYQYAREIFGSEVSYMKIGFSFPLPMKKIKEFAKGVDKLYVIEEVEPFIEEQLKAEGIECIGKEKIPNMGELNPNIIEETLKDKAKELIEVNDEKLVKRPPVLCAGCPHRGAFYEVAKRIKKNKLVVTGDIGCYGLGALPPLSAVDTILCMGASISEGHGASKIFKKYNTGQKVVSVIGDSTFFHSGMTGLLDVVYNKSNTVTLILDNRITGMTGHQDHPGTGLTAQGEVTKEADIEKIVKALGVEHVRKVNPLKLDEMGAALDWALELEEPSVIITRWPCALKKHSEKDNKEFGKYFKKLAVDSEKCIGCKKCTSVGCPAIHFEDKKAKIDENMCLGCEICAQVCPVKAIDIIKK
- a CDS encoding indolepyruvate oxidoreductase subunit beta, producing MNDVKNILLVGVGGQGTILASKILTTGLLHGGYDVKMSEIHGMSQRGGSVSTQVRYGEKVNSPIIGKGNADILVSFEEMEAYRWLSYVKKEGKVVLNDYRLPSSPMLIGKANYPEGLKEEITEKVSTELIGAAKIAEEIGNAKTMNIVLLGALVKEMQLEDIDWDNIIEKLVKPKFVEINKKAFARGLNYKK
- a CDS encoding PAS domain-containing protein — its product is MSKDLEKEILLESYTQLVDFMAETLGSECEIALHKIEDQRAEIIAIRNGQYSNRKIGDHIDAIGKKVYEIEKNLRYHANYEKVNYQGKEMKSSSFYIRKKSGELIGILCFNFDLTLANMARKYFEAFMPKETEEVLEKDTVNQITFGMIDETIQAMNLPVDRMVPNERIEVIKELREKGVFGIKGAVRQVAKKLEISETSVYRYLKEIE
- a CDS encoding rhodanese-like domain-containing protein translates to MLKKSKKFLKVAAFALAGMVALTACSGENAKKEETEENKETTAQVEVKQQKTEGFEELSTEKLKENYEDSNWVLVDTRLNDSYNGWKLYGESRGGHIKGAVDFSANWLTVENDNKESILEEALEIKGIDKEKNIVLYDANGEESKVVAEYLKAKGYESLYVYDVDGWADDTSLPMEKYENYETIVPAKVVKNILDGKDVETFEPGTKVKMVEASWGGEELSYAKEGVGHIPTSFHINTDIIEPPTENPPMWMLASDEKLEQFAKDYGFTKDDTVIVTSEGQIAAYRVASVLKYMGVKDVRVLNGGLASWKSAGYEVEMESNKPVPVESFGAKIPLNEGVIDTLEETIEGLKNPEEFTLVDNRTWKEHIGEDTGYSYHDKAGRVPGSVFGYAGKTDSYSLDYYRNIDGTMRNKDEILALWAKSNIDTTKHLSFMCGSGWRVAEIYFYADTMGIPDIGIFSDGWIGWSNTEGLPTETGEPK